Genomic DNA from Lactuca sativa cultivar Salinas chromosome 8, Lsat_Salinas_v11, whole genome shotgun sequence:
tttaattgggtaggaagatttgtaggaacaaaagtaggaggatatttaatttctcctcTAAATATTATGCAAGTGGATAAATAAATAGGTTTTACATAATAGGAGACTAGGtatgagacccgtgtattacacgggtttataaaaaaaattaatataaaattataagcattacatattttttaaagtaataattttatataaatacaaagaatataataaataaagtaaataaTAAAGGTTGTAAAGCatttattatgaaatttaatagaatgatctactttacatatataaatctcattaaaatgtggattttaaatttaagaaaaatgaaacatttaagaaaatgacaaatggaaaagaaataattcaaaaactcttaaaaaatgacatgtgtcaaaattaatgagaatatgacatttggcaaaattgattttcatttattatgttAGATACATGATACTAATCAATTCCATTAATAATATTAACTATTAAGACCATATTTAATGTAACAATTAAGCATCATTATGAAGATATCATCTTTTATGACTACTATTAATTTAATTTGTGTCATTATGTATTGGTGATGTAGACCAGTTTCCTATTTTAAAAATCGGAAGTTAACTAACCATTGTCCCATTAAGAAATTTGGTGGACTTGTGAGTCAGACAGAAACCGTTGAACTATAAAATATAATGTAAAATGAGTGATGAAGGAACAAATGTTAACAATTTTATAAAACAACATATTTATGAAACCGCTTTATAAGTAAAATTGACTCTTTGACATAGTTTaacataattttaaaaacaaCAATGGTTTTGTGGAATTGGCAACAGTATAATAACCATACTCATGACTTAAGTCAACTACATTATGTGTCTTTCAATTTATCCATAACTCTGTGTCTAAAGAAGGGATTGAAACTACAACCAATCATAATTGTCCAATGCAACAATACTTCCAATCTCACTTGATTTTAATGTGTGTGGTACAAATGATTGCTTCAAAACACAACCACCATTATCAAGTAACAACTATTACCATTACACTTTCACTTTTTACCCAACTATAGCAATGATTCTTTGTTAATGACTTAGTAAAGCCATGTTGGTCAATGTTGTAATTCGAAACAGTGAGATTTTGGTAGGGAAGCCGACCATTTGAAGTTGATAAACCCGTAATTGATGATATATATGCAATAATCTTATTTCGTACTTAATTAATCTTGGCAGGCCACCATATATGAAAATCATAACCATTCAATAAAAATGACGGGAAAAGGTTTAACAATATTGCTATTTGTGAAAGTtgtaaaaaaacttaaaaataacTTGACTTTATTCTTCAAACTTTATTCTTCACTACGGCCAATGAATGGACCAGACAATAAAAGGGAGTTGGTGAAATTTTAGTTGACATTTTTTGATTTCTTCGGCTGTTGAGGTTCCTTTTGAGGAGTAACAGGATCTTCCAAACCAACTCCTTCACATATAGACCCCTTCATTTCAGTCGAAGCATGATTGTTGTTTGGGGAATCATCATACTGCATACCAAGCATTGTGCTAGCATTTCTCTTGCCTTTTGTTTCAACACCCTGCCAAACCCAAAGAAtccttaaatataaatataaatatatatatatatatatatatatatatatatatatatatatatatatatatatatatatatatgaatgaatgTATAGACATAGTTTTTTGGAAACTAATTAACTTTCTAAATAACATAACAATCCAAACAATAATGGAAATACACATACTGTGAAGCTTGAGAAACCACAAAAGTTAGCTTCTAGTTTTTCGTCGATCTCAAAAATTTTGACCACCGTATAGTTTTCATACCCATCTTTCAAATTGTAGTCTGTAAGTTTTATTTTGAGCACAAATGACTTCCCTATCAAATTAGTTATCTCTTCTGGAAATTGATTGCTCCCAACACCTAATCGATTCATAAACTTGTTTGCACAACTATCAATCAATTTCTCAGCATCTTGGTTGAAGATAACAAATGTTATGCTCCCACTCTCATCAGTAACACACACATGTATTTTATACCTAGTAAAAACAAATGATGATAACATAACATTTATTTTTTCACATACATATTACCGAAAGCTAAAGGATTATCATTTTTATGTACCTAATGATGGGATAACAACATTCTTTCTTGCAAGTGTTGCAAACAAATGAACCATTGTCCGGCACCAATTTCTTgctacattgattgcatgaaacaTAACACCATCCATAACCATGATCAATGCCTACTATCTTTGCTAGCACGATAAACACATGTTCCTGTACAATAATAAATTACTTATAAATGCTTATTGTTGTATATgca
This window encodes:
- the LOC122195591 gene encoding uncharacterized protein LOC122195591 isoform X1; the encoded protein is MLSSFVFTRYKIHVCVTDESGSITFVIFNQDAEKLIDSCANKFMNRLGVGSNQFPEEITNLIGKSFVLKIKLTDYNLKDGYENYTVVKIFEIDEKLEANFCGFSSFTGVETKGKRNASTMLGMQYDDSPNNNHASTEMKGSICEGVGLEDPVTPQKEPQQPKKSKNVN
- the LOC122195591 gene encoding uncharacterized protein LOC122195591 isoform X2 encodes the protein MNRLGVGSNQFPEEITNLIGKSFVLKIKLTDYNLKDGYENYTVVKIFEIDEKLEANFCGFSSFTGVETKGKRNASTMLGMQYDDSPNNNHASTEMKGSICEGVGLEDPVTPQKEPQQPKKSKNVN